The Alnus glutinosa chromosome 3, dhAlnGlut1.1, whole genome shotgun sequence nucleotide sequence aaagctATGTTATTGCATACATTTCTAAGTGAAGACCGTGTGTTTACACCATGTGAGGGATCACCTAGAATTTGATCAATGGGgtgatctttaacaattctccaggatttaggaagctgttgttcttgttcaagatgagatgcattttttatattctcttctttattagagACTTGAGATGCTTGATTTCTCATTTTGATATCGTTAACATTATTATCTATAACaggaatatcatcatcatcatcaacaataatcttaggcaagagagaatcaacttcatcaaaaacaacatgcatagattcttcaatagttaaagatcttttgttataaactctataggctttgctattcatagaatatccaagaaatataccttcgtcagatttagcatcaaacttacccaaattgtctttgtcattcagaataaaacatttacaaccaaatactttgaaataaccaatattgggtgttcttcctttcCAAAGCTCATAAGGAGTCTTTTCAAGTTTAGATCTAATGACTACACGATTTATGACATAACAAGCTGTCTTTACAGCTTCAGCCCAAAAGTACTTGGGCAGATTATGTTCATTCAACATTGTTCtagccatttcttgaagagatctattcttgcgctcaacaactccattttgttgaggtgttctAGGTGCAGAGAAATTGTGTGTAAAACCATgatcatcacaatatttttcaatatcaaaattattaaattctctacctctatcgctacgaatattggtgatagtgcaacctatttcattttgtaccttcttacaaaatttggcaaatgcaatgtgtgcctcatttttgtgagcaagaaataatacccatgtaaagcgtgaaaaatcatcaacaatcacaaatacatataattttccaccaagactagcaactctattaggaccaaacaaatccatatgcaACAGTTGAAGTGGTCTAGATGTGGAcatatacttcttctttggaaaagatgttttatgctgctttcctagttgacatgcatcacaaattttatctttaacaaacttgattttaggtaaacctttaactaaatcatgcttgttcaatttatgaagtaaatccatgctagaatgtcctaatcttcgatgccacaaccagctattttcatttatagcaGCAAGACATTTAACATCTTGGTTAACAAGACTATTAAAGTCAAAGGTGTATACATTTCCATGTCTGGATGCaatgaacaatatttgattattgagaGCATTAGTAActatgcattcatttttatcaaatataaccttatagtctttatcacataattggcttatgctaataagattatgcttaaggccatcaacaagtaaaacattttcaatgcaagatgACGAGTAATTGTCAACATTTCCAAATCCAATAATTTTACCTCTCGAATCATCACCAAATGTGACAAATCCATCATGTTTGGGTGTGAACGATGAGAGCTTGGACTTGTCTCCTGTCATATGTCTTGAGCAAGCGCTATCCATGAACCATTTGTTCGTCCTcccatatgacttaaggcatacctacaaaataaatcaagtaACTCTTTTTGGTACCCACATTTTCTTGGGTCCAATAGGGTTAGCTTTGGGTACCTATGTCTTATGAGTGTTCCAATTTTTAACAACTTTGGGATTTGATCCCTTGTAGTTTTTCTTGTAAAAGGTTTTCTTCATGGGACAAACATCTGCAATATGTCCTTTTCTTCCACAGGACTTGCACGTAGTAAATGAAGAATTGGAGCAAGATtctttaacaaagaaatttttataaaacttttgtttattcTCAGGAGTATATCCCAAGCCTTCCTTGTTGAAGACACACCTTTGTTTTCCAAGAAGCATGTCTaagttttctttcccatttacAAAATTGGCTAAGGTTTTAGTCAAGTCCTTAATGGTTTCTTTTAGcctagtattttcttcttctaaagctATTGAAGACTTGATCTTGGAGGTGAGATTATTACTATCTTTgagcaaattttcatttttatctttcaaagtaGCTACCTCATTGCACaatcccatttctttctttttaagagtTTTGTATTTAGCATGTAACTTTATAGTATTTTCACACAGCTCATCATATGCATCTTGAAGTTCTTCATAGGAGTATAATTCATCATTAGATTCAATGTTTGAAGAACTTACCTCGTCTTCTTTTGCCATGAGGCAAAAGTTAGCCATCTCATTGTCGCTCTCCTCTTGTTCTGATTCGCTTTCTTCTGAATCATCCCAAGTCACCTTCAACGCTTTTCgcttgaatttctttccaacCTTCTTAAGGCGAGGACAATCTGATTTATAGTGTCCAGGCTTGTGACACTCAAAGCAAGTTGGAGGATCCTTTTTGCTTGGTTCGCCTTTAGGagcctctttcttttgatacctgttatttttctcttttctcataaactttttaaatctctttgtgagaagtgccgtttctttatcgttgtcactttcctcttcttcttcttcttcactttcttgatgagaAGATTTTAGTGCCAGACTTCTTCTGGGCTTCgcttcttcttctcgtccttttagcatgatctcatgggtcatgagtgaacccaaaagttcatcaagactcatctttgtgagatctttagcttcttcaataACTGTGACTTTTGCATCCCAATGCTTTGGCAATGATCTAAGaatctttctcacattttcaacattagtataacatttaccaagagcttttaacgagttaatgatattagtaaatctagtaaacatttctgagatagattcttcagatttcatgcaaaataattcatattcatgaactaatctactaatcttagattctttaacttgatttgtaccttcataggtcacctcaagtttatcccacatttcttttgcggattcgcaagcagaaattcggttgaactcgtttgcatctaaagcacaatataacatatttatagctttagcattgagttggattaaacgtgaatcatgttcatcccattcttcttcagatttagagacctttgtctcattgactatctttgtgggaatatagggaccatccctaataattttccaagcctcataatctaaggcttgaatgaaaattctcattctatttttccaatatgtataatgatttccattaaataatGGAGGCCTATTTGAGGAGTGTCCTTCGGCGAAGgtcattccatttgtgtttgCCATATCGTACCTCGTTGGATGTTAAGCCAAAAAATAGAggttaagctctgataccaattgttacccagataatcaaccctagagggggggtgaatagggttgatggcaaacttttctcttaataaaaattatactgaattaagaatatagaacaatataaaatgcagtataatgcaaacaatataaatattggaacaataatgaagagatagagagagagattcaaactcagcgatttatcgtggttcggtccacctgacctacgtccactccccaagcacaccacttgagatttcaatccactaaacaaaactccttgcaggtggagttaaaacctttacacttcaagagtaacctactcttcttcacaaggtggaaaaatctccttcacacctcacaagggtcacaccaaccctcttgatacaatagattgtggatcgggtttgagatttctctcacaataacaattctcctttttgagaaggatatacaataaggcttttacaacaaaatctctctcactagaactcttgtatgaaatgaacttgaaggctcaaatgaatttgaatgaaagaaagaatgctttgagttctaagcttgcttgtttctcacttgattgaatgatatgaaaatgagagctaaggtcatgtatttataggacaagcaagaaaataaccgttggagagaatttgaattatgctagctaattttccaagttccaaccacattttcaaagtctgaattcgttgctagctaacctttcaagttggcaaccagattttcaaagtcagagtttgttgctagctaacctttcaagttggcaaccagattttcaaagtcagaaatcgttgctagctaacatttcaagttggcaaccagattttcaaagtcagaaatcgtgggtagctaacttttcaaatctgaaatttggttttcaaagacaaaataaattccagcagaatttttatacttgaaatctgattttaatgtatttttcgtatttcaaaaatccatgtatgcaatgtatgaagggtcctaaggtcattctagagtaaggagcctcaggagttcaatcatataagagctttacacgaataccctaataaaatacggattcttcaatcttgtgttcttcagagcttaagggcttcttgctttgaattccaaatgccttagattctttttggtcctttgagaatgtgtgctcgaatgttctttgcaactatcatacttgaagtaaatacattagagcaacaagatataatttgttatcatcaaaatatttgcaatataattggattgacgccataaggcTAACAATAATAATAGGCTGATTTTTGTTCCTTATGGAACAAACAACGTGTTGAAAAAACTAATACCCATAAGTTTTTCAAAAGTATGTGAACAattatattcacaaaataaaaactggATTGAACAAAACTATGTTTAACAACTGTACGAGAACAATAAACAGAGACCAACTTTAAACATAAATAATCTATTTGATTCAACCAAAATTTGATACTGATCAAATTGTCATAGAGGCAGGCTCTGAGACCACATGTAAGAACATATAAACTTAATCATGCTCAATCTAACATGTGCAGCggaaataaaatgacaagatcTAGGTTTACCTTTTGCCAACTTTGCTTAAGCATTTCTATGAACatatgaaaaacaaaagaatgttATCTAAGCTATCTTCTAGCCTGTGCCTATGAGTGTGCCAAAAGATGGATGCATAGGGCTCCTTATATAGGCAGGCCAGGGACCCTCGTTATTTATTAGTAGCTGATTATTTTCCTctcatcaagaaaaataaatcagaataattaatataaaaaccgttattttcatgaaccataatgtgaaatataaaaaactgtttaaatcatattgaatacatttattataattaccgtTACAGTAATTAAAAGCCGTAACTGttacatcaaattaaatatgacataagggacacttatgtaatttcttacatgaAAAGTATATTCTCTAATAGTTTTTATTAGGTAAGATGACAAGGCATGGAAAACATAAGTTTAATTCCAAGATTCGTATAAAATAATCGATcaagaaaatagagaattaGGGAATGATTGCAACCCTTGTCTACTCTAAACATCAACATGGAAAACGATTTCACATGATTacaatatattattaatttatatttttttattttaagtctatttgtgttttcttatataaattgatttaggtttacttgtataTGTTGATTTTTGTAACTATAAATAAGTAcctatgtattgtaaacaattaaGTTATTGAGCACAATGTAGCCTTTTGGGCTTTACCATATTGATGTAGGTCATACACCGAACCAAATAAATTCTCTGTCTCTATTCTTTCTCTTGCTTTTAGCTATTATTctgcttttattctattttagatttgtATACAGATCTcaacatagtatcagagccatctTTCTTTGGCCTAAACAATCCAATCACGCGTTCAAGTGCTGTTAAGAGTTTTTACCTTTGAAACTCTAATCCTCCAAAAGTTGTCCAATCACCTTGGTAGTAGCGCCAATCGATAGATCTGAAGCAGACGTGTCCATCGCTgccaaaatcactaccatactACTCGTCATGCGCTGCCCAAAAATTACGCACATTTAGCCATGCGCCGCCATGGTCACTCAATCACCTCGATAGTCATGCCATCTGACAAATTTGCCGCCTATCGTTCTAGATCTGCCAAAAACATTGTCGTCCAATGTTCATCGCATCATCATATGTCGCCACAACTTGCTGCATTTGAAGCTTTCTCTCCACGTGCCATTTAACATCCACCACGCATTACCTTATTCAGAAAGAAAATCTCGGATTCTTGATTTGATGCTGCTGATCAAGTGGACCCCCAGGACGTGGCACGTACCACTACGCACCACTTTGAGCTTG carries:
- the LOC133863150 gene encoding uncharacterized protein LOC133863150, with product MANTNGMTFAEGHSSNRPPLFNGNHYTYWKNRMRIFIQALDYEAWKIIRDGPYIPTKIVNETKVSKSEEEWDEHDSRLIQLNAKAINMLYCALDANEFNRISACESAKEMWDKLEVTYEGTNQVKESKISRLVHEYELFCMKSEESISEMFTRFTNIINSLKALGKCYTNVENVRKILRSLPKHWDAKVTVIEEAKDLTKMSLDELLGSLMTHEIMLKGREEEAKPRRSLALKSSHQESEEEEEEESDNDKETALLTKRFKKFMRKEKNNRYQKKEAPKGEPSKKDPPTCFECHKPGHYKSDCPRLKKVGKKFKRKALKVTWDDSEESESEQEESDNEMANFCLMAKEDEVSSSNIESNDELYSYEELQDAYDELCENTIKLHAKYKTLKKKEMGLCNEVATLKDKNENLLKDSNNLTSKIKSSIALEEENTRLKETIKDLTKTLANFVNGKENLDMLLGKQRCVFNKEGLGYTPENKQKFYKNFFVKESCSNSSFTTCKSCGRKGHIADVCPMKKTFYKKNYKGSNPKVVKNWNTHVCLKSYGRTNKWFMDSACSRHMTGDKSKLSSFTPKHDGFVTFGDDSRGKIIGFGNVDNYSSSCIENVLLVDGLKHNLISISQLCDKDYKVIFDKNECIVTNALNNQILFIASRHGNVYTFDFNSLVNQDVKCLAAINENSWLWHRRLGHSSMDLLHKLNKHDLVKGLPKIKFVKDKICDACQLGKQHKTSFPKKKYMSTSRPLQLLHMDLFGPNRVASLGGKLYVFVIVDDFSRFTWVLFLAHKNEAHIAFAKFCKKVQNEIGCTITNIRSDRGREFNNFDIEKYCDDHGFTHNFSAPRTPQQNGVVERKNRSLQEMARTMLNEHNLPKYFWAEAVKTACYVINRVVIRSKLEKTPYELWKGRTPNIGYFKVFGCKCFILNDKDNLGKFDAKSDEGIFLGYSMNSKAYRVYNKRSRNNVWTLVPRSTHQSIIGTKWVFRNKKDENGFIIRNKARLVAQGFNQEEGIDYEETFAPVARLEAIRMLLAFACYKNFKLFQMDVKSAFLNGFISEEVYVEQPPGFESHEFPNHVFKLTKALYGLKQAPRAWYERLSGFLLEKGFTRGKIDTTLFTKTKNDDLLFVQIYVDDIIFGSTNENMCSEFSNTMQKEFEMSMMGELNFFLGLQIKQTKNGIFINQSKYIKDLLKKFGFEKSKIYATPMSPSIKLDKDENGKNVDIKQYRGMIGSLLYLTASRPDIMFSVCLCARFQSCPKESHLVAVKRIFRYLLGTIDLGLWYPKFTSLDLVSYSDADFAGCKIDRKSTSGTCHFLGHSLVSWSSKKQNSVALSTAEAEYIAAGSCCAQVLYMKQQLEDFELKFDHIPIRCDNTSAINISKNPILHSRTKHIEIRHHFIRDHVQKGDVELKFISTDFQWADIFTKPLQEDRFCTIRRELGMCRPTDIA